The proteins below are encoded in one region of Apium graveolens cultivar Ventura chromosome 4, ASM990537v1, whole genome shotgun sequence:
- the LOC141718519 gene encoding uncharacterized protein LOC141718519 yields the protein MVSEGPIAAGTTRNSQKAYAREVMSIVGEPSKRFKLKMTLEFGDPDLEGLKFPQDDLLVITPIIGNCLVMRVLVDNGASVDILFHDIFIRMGYNDSQPTPSNAPIYGFNHVECKVERAIQLLVTIGEEPREATQMLNFQVVKAASTYNAIIGRTGIHAFKAVPSTYHMVLKFPTRNGVGEMKGDQKMARSCYVAALRPMEPGVGPPHRRYGCLRE from the coding sequence ATGGTTTCAGAAGGTCCTATAGCAGCTGGTACTACAAGGAACTCCCAAAAAGCTTATGCGAGAGAAGTAATGAGCATAGTTGGAGAGCCATCTAAGCGGTTTAAGTTGAAAATGACGCTTGAATTTGGTGACccagaccttgaaggtttgaaatttcctcaggATGATCTTCTGGTTATCACCCCGATAATTGGAAATTGTCTTGTTATGAGGGTCCTAGTGGACAATGGAGCTTCCGTGGATATTCTGTTCCATGACATATTCATAAGGATGGGCTACAATGATTCTCAACCTACTCCATCCAACGCACCCATCTACGGGTTTAACCATGTGGAATGCAAAGTCGAAAGAGCAATACAACTTCTCGTAACTATCGGGGAAGAGCCCAGGGAGGCCACGCAGATGTTAAACTTTCAGGTTGTCAAGGCAGCCTctacttacaatgctatcataGGTAGAACAGGGATCCATGCTTTTAAGGCTGTGCCCTCAACCTACCACATGGTACTGAAGTTCCCAACTAGGAATGGTGTTGGAGAAATGaaaggagatcaaaagatggcccGTAGTTGCTATGTTGCAGCACTTAGGCCGATGGAACCGGGGGTAGGTCCTCCCCATAGAAGATATGGATGTCTGAGAGAATGA